From one Montipora capricornis isolate CH-2021 chromosome 10, ASM3666992v2, whole genome shotgun sequence genomic stretch:
- the LOC138021690 gene encoding uncharacterized protein isoform X1, which yields MLGLDMENVRLKSNDKAHRRSAIFIQRRQERSLRLSGVIYGDSRQRKRKTGKQGVIYGDSRQRKRKTGKQEFHMAEGRPVNPSVLLKCKQEVQKGQLSEKNCKSLCVYYFLSFLFPCNKK from the exons ATGCTCGGTCTTGATATGGAAAATGTTCGTCTGAAGTCAAATGACAAAGCACACCGTAGATCAGCCATTTTTATTCAGCGACGGCAGGAGAGGAGTTTACGACTTTCAG GTGTAATTTATGGTGACAGTAGGCAAAGAAAAAGGAAGACAGGAAAACAAG GTGTAATTTATGGCGACAGTAGGCAAAGGAAAAGGAAGACAGGAAAACAAG aattcCACATGGCCGAAGGCAGACCAGTCAACCCATCAGTTCTCCTCAAGTGTAAACAGGAAGTTCAAAAAGGACAACTGTCAGAGAAGAACTGTAAATCTCTGTGTGTTTactactttctttcttttcttttcccgtgtaataaaaaataa
- the LOC138021690 gene encoding uncharacterized protein isoform X2 yields the protein MLGLDMENVRLKSNDKAHRRSAIFIQRRQERSLRLSGVIYGDSRQRKRKTGKQGVIYGDSRQRKRKTGKQGHNLRPQILRTLLRTLAVPISALFCNMSTWTSTPNQYYYYYYY from the exons ATGCTCGGTCTTGATATGGAAAATGTTCGTCTGAAGTCAAATGACAAAGCACACCGTAGATCAGCCATTTTTATTCAGCGACGGCAGGAGAGGAGTTTACGACTTTCAG GTGTAATTTATGGTGACAGTAGGCAAAGAAAAAGGAAGACAGGAAAACAAG GTGTAATTTATGGCGACAGTAGGCAAAGGAAAAGGAAGACAGGAAAACAAG GTCACAACCTGCGGCCTCAGATTCTTAGGACCCTTCTCAGGACGTTGGCAGTTCCTATAAGTGCCCTTTTCTGCAACATGTCAACTTGGACATCAACACCCaaccaatattattattattattattattag
- the LOC138021689 gene encoding transcriptional regulator ATRX homolog codes for MWKGNLVKRKHSPQKGNASSSSSEEEEGKARLPKSNSSKGKKAKERTSPATTEDEGQDCKKQSNGNDISHKKDDLNGRGADAEEVEISVNSTSVKRTEPSISKDHENGDRNVVKTTEKSEKQLVSSIKDKMNISQDKTGKTTRNLYLVDFLGEEVSTDESQALQALNAFWVTNVARNKDILKRPPAKNQQEQDFYNKYCDKQGKLSITAATRLMRLPHVITVCLKNDAQIEVIVSNRQRALEESEELRGNFFEVVEAMAMHLM; via the exons ATGTGGAAAGGAAATTTAGTCAAGCGCAAACACAGTCCCCAG AAAGGCAATGcaagcagcagcagcagcgaAGAGGAAGAAGGCAAAGCGAGGCTGCCAAAGAGCAACTCTTCAAAAGGGAAAAAGGCAAAAGAGAGAACTAGTCCTGCGACAACAGAAGATGAAGGGCAAGATTGCAAGAAGCAAAGCAATGGAAATGACATTAGTCACAAAAAAGATGACTTGAATGGTAGAGGGGCTGATGCTGAGGAG GTAGAGATATCTGTTAATTCTACATCAGTTAAAAGAACTGAACCATCAATTTCAAAAGACCATGAAAATGGAGACAGAAATGTGGTTAAAACGACTGAAAAATCAG AAAAGCAGCTTGTGTCTTCCATTAAGGATAAAATGAACATTTCACAGGACAAAACTG GAAAAACGACGAGGAACTTGTATTTAGTTGACTTCCTCGGAG AGGAAGTAAGCACTGATGAGTCACAAGCTCTACAAGCCCTGAACGCGTTTTGGGTGACCAATGTCGCTAGAAATAAGGACATCTTAAAACGACCACCTGCGAAAAACCAACAAGAGCAAGACTTCTACAATAAATACTGCGATAAACAAGGAAAACTCTCTATCACTGCGGCGACTCGTCTTATGAG ACTTCCTCATGTCATCACAGTTTGCTTGAAAAACGATGCTCAGATTGAAGTGATTGTATCCAATCGACAGAGGGCGCTAGAAGAATCGGAAGAGCTTCGGGGGAACTTCTTTGAAGTTGTGGAGGCAATGGCAATGCATCTGATGTGA